One Panicum virgatum strain AP13 chromosome 9K, P.virgatum_v5, whole genome shotgun sequence genomic region harbors:
- the LOC120649208 gene encoding uncharacterized protein LOC120649208 yields MIVGGIEKDNEMPAAVNMVGEDTHAAMNVVDDMKIRGFEWAAVPQYGETTAGPPMVEEEEKEHFMTVGCDPHGDEPTGVDEEWRYFNNVDSATHNVQPVENIEVEVQKRKRARPIPEFDIECVPDDEAAMVDDYIVPHTIHDKENPVIKEGDTFGDKEEFILTMRTYAIKNEFETRVEHSDKERYMARCGDENCGWRVFAKKLHGGNTFMVVKLSKLADHTCSSSARMKGHQALTTWISKRVKDIIKEDPTLGARK; encoded by the coding sequence ATGATAGTGGGCGGAATTGAGAAGGATAATGAGATGCCTGCTGCAGTGAATATGGTTGGTGAGGACACACATGCTGCAATGAATGTTGTTGACGATATGAAAATTAGGGGATTTGAATGGGCAGCGGTACCACAATATGGAGAAACAACTGCAGGACCACCAATGGTtgaagaggaggagaaggaacACTTTATGACTGTTGGTTGTGATCCTCATGGAGATgagccaactggagtagacgaaGAGTGGAGGTACTTCAACAATGTAGATTCTGCTACTCATAATGTACAACCAGTAGAAAATATTGAAGTAGAGGTGCAGAAAAGAAAGAGGGCAAGACCTATTCCAGAATTTGATATTGAATGTGTTCCTGATGATGAGGCTGCTATGGTAGATGATTACATTGTTCCTCACACAATTCATGATAAAGAAAATCCAGTTATTAAGGAAGGAGACACATTTGGAGATAAGGAAGAGTTTATTTTGACTATGAGAACATATGCCATAAAGAATGAGTTCGAGACTAGGGTTGAACATAGTGACAAAGAAAGATACATGGCAAGGTGTGGAGATGAAAACTGTGGTTGGAGAGTTTTTGCAAAGAAACTTCATGGTGGCAACACATTCATGGTGGTCAAACTCTCAAAATTGGCTGATCACACTTGTTCTAGTTCAGCAAGGATGAAGGGACATCAGGCATTGACAACTTGGATATCGAAAAGAGTGAAAGATATTATTAAAGAGGATCCAACTCTAGGTGCCAGGAAGTGA
- the LOC120649211 gene encoding short-chain dehydrogenase reductase 3b-like yields the protein MSKPRLDGKVAIVTGGASGIGEAAARLFASSGATVVIADIQDALGEAVAASAGCTYMRCDVTDEAQVEATVGAVVAAHGRLDVMLSNAGVLLPTGSVMDMDLAELDRVMAVNFRGAAACVKHAARAMVPPNGARGGAIVCTASVASLQGGFGPASYTASKHALLGLVRAAAGELGRHGVRVNCVSPGGVATPMSCALMGVGPEEMEAMTCALNVLRGKVLRAEDVAEAALFLASDQAGFISGHNLVVDGATTAVNPAVLHTVGL from the exons ATGTCCAAGCCGAG GTTGGACGGCAAGGTGGCCATCGTcaccggcggcgcgagcggcatcggcgaggcggcggcgcggctgttCGCGTCGAGCGGCGCCACGGTGGTGATCGCGGACATCCAGGACGCGCTGGGCGAGGCGGTGGCCGCGTCGGCCGGGTGCACGTACATGCGGTGCGACGTGACGGACGAGGCGCAGGTGGAGGCGACGGTGGGCGCCGTGGTGGCCGCGCACGGGCGGCTGGACGTCATGCTCAGCAACGCCGGCGTGCTGCTCCCGACGGGGTCCGTGATGGACATGGACCTGGCGGAGCTGGACCGCGTGATGGCCGTCAACttccgcggcgccgcggcgtgcGTGAAGCACGCGGCGCGCGCCATGGTGCCGCCGaacggcgcccgcggcggcgccatcgTGTGCACGGCGAGCGTGGCGTCGCTCCAGGGCGGGTTCGGGCCGGCGTCGTACACGGCGTCCAAGCACGCGCTGCTGGGCCTGgtgcgcgccgcggcgggggagCTCGGGCGCCACGGCGTGCGCGTCAACTGCGTGTCCCCAGGCGGCGTGGCCACGCCCATGAGCTGCGCGCTCATGGGCGTCGGGCCAGAGGAGATGGAGGCCATGACGTGTGCCCTCAACGTGCTACGCGGGAAGGTGCTGCGGGCGGAGgacgtggcggaggcggcgctgttCCTGGCGTCCGACCAGGCGGGGTTCATCAGCGGTCACAACCTCGTCGTCGacggcgccaccaccgccgtcaaCCCTGCCGTGCTGCACACCGTCGGACTGTGA
- the LOC120648948 gene encoding translation initiation factor IF-2-like yields the protein MPATRPGGAGPARPRASQPPGARAARPQEEQSATPGTTAGGVRGPACEPPEGGGPTVRGGAPAAGGRARSAASSAMATAAGRPAAAAPLRSAASRARRARLRAPWPRVRPAAAGARRSREPEPSRDVHRRWSGGCAPARFTVRPAPCVAEGCVAAAGCEGSRGAMLAKRERGDGAPFRPLELSSPPLARARGGEAPSGSAGSLPPCSSAAASAMDVVSAAHEPERRARREQGPPRPSAPGPAQHATVAAGEGGQWKGPAEREVRGGAEEGAARRGSLEAAAGQGQRRPRTPRPAHELAPPEWREGEESRAGAGASARPASSRAAEEAVRGGAPSSAPGASRREDGEGVHGLAGHRRPKLTLDTAAFSPAQWRREEGEAEDRRSSRGRETRGRNGGSQKNRGEADGPVMGSLVQRMINMTGVVKLSVE from the coding sequence ATGCCCGCTACGCGCCCCGGTGGCGCGgggcccgcccgcccgcgcgcgtcCCAACCGCCCGGCGCGAGGGCGGCAAGGCCGCAGGAGGAGCAGAGCGCGACGCCGGGGACGACCGCCGGTGGTGTTCGTGGGCCCGCGTGCGAACCTCCGGAAGGCGGTGGCCCTActgtgcgcggcggagctccggcggccggaGGTCGGGCGAGGagcgccgcgagctccgccatggccaccgctgCGGGCCGCCCAGCCGcggccgctccgctccgctctgcggcgtcgcgcgcgcgccgcgcccgctTGCGCGCACCGTGGCCGCGGgtccgccccgccgcggccggcgctcgGAGGAGCCGAGAGCCGGAGCCGAGCCGAGACGTTCACCGGCGGTGGAGCGGAGGGTGCGCGCCGGCCCGCTTCACCGTGCGTCCTGCGCCGTGCGTGGCGGAGGGGTGCGTGGCGGCCGCTGGCTGCGAAGGGAGCAGGGGCGCCATGCTGGccaagagagagaggggggacgGAGCGCCATTCCGGCCGCTGGAGCTCAGCTCCCCCCCGCTTGCGCGCGCGAGGGGCGGAGAGGCGCCGTCCGGATCCGCCGGCTCGCTGCccccctgctcctccgccgccgcgtcggccatgGATGTCGTCTCCGCCGCGCACGAGCCGGAACGCAGAGcgaggagggagcaggggccgccgcggccgagcgCGCCCGGCCCTGCTCAACACGCTACCGTGGCCGCTGGAGAAGGAGGCCAATGGAAAGGGCCGGCGGAGAGGGAGGTGCGGGGTGGCGCGGAGGAGGGTGCGGCTCGCCGAGGAAGCCTGGAGGCCGCCGCTGGTCAAGGCCAACGTCGCCCACGCACGCCCAGGCCCGCGCACGAGCTGGCGCCGCCGGAGTGGAGGGAGGGCGAGGAATCgagggccggcgccggcgcctccgctcgGCCAGCGAGCTCGAGGGCGGCAGAGGAAGCTGTCCGCGGCGGGGCACCATCTTCAGCACCTGGGGCGTCGCGGAGGGAGGATGGGGAGGGGGTGCATGgcctcgccggccaccgccggcccaAGCTGACCCTAGACACGGCGGCCTTCTCACCGGCGCAGTGGAGAAGAGAAGAAGGGGAGGCGGAGGACAGACGATCCAGTCGAGGGAGAGAGACACGGGGGAGGAACGGTGGGAGTCAAAAAAATAGAGGGGAGGCTGACGGGCCGGTCATGGGTAGTTTGGTACAGAGAATGATAAATATGACGGGTGTAGTAAAATTGAGTGTAGAGTAA